The Thermogemmata fonticola sequence GCCGTTGCCCTGGGCAATCAAGCGGATGTCGGCCTCAGGATTGAGACTGAAGTAGCCCGCCAGGCTGACGCCGCGCGCGGTGATCAGGATCGGCCCCAAGACGGCTTCATGAGCCGGGTCCCACCGTTCGACCCAGAGCAGATCCGGGAAGGCAGCCAGCCAGCGCCCTGTCAAATGGGGCCAGCGCTGGGCACACTCAAAAACATTCACGATGCCGGAAGACCAGGCCGGAATGAATTTCATCTGAAACAGACCGTACAGGTACTGCCATTGCTGGGGTCCAGAGGGTGTGAGCACCTGGTTCAAAGCCGGCAGGGCCAGGCAGAGGAGCTGCAAGTCCGCCGGTGTCCAGCCAGAGGAGAACGCCTCTTGACACAACAGCACTTGCACACGGAGCAGGCTTCCATATTCCACGGGCTGGGCCAGATACGCCGCCGCCACCGCCTCGGCATACGTCCAGGGTACTTCCCCCCGAAATGCTGGGGACAGCAAACTCACGAGGAGCATACTCCGATCGATTCCCGCCGGGAGAGCATCGCACCACTCCAGCCACTGTGCTACGCCCCGCAAGTGCCACCATTCGCTCTCCCCCTCCACGGATTGATCCTGGAGATGATGGAGGATGTGCTGGAGCACGGCGCGCCGTTTCGCGGGATCGCCTTTGCCCAGGCTCGTCTGGCATAATCGGATCAAAAAGCGGAGATGATCCGGCTGCTGCCAGGCGAGTTCCGGCACCAGATATTGCCAGGCCGCATCAATGAGCCGATCTTCCGGCGGAACAGGGGAGCGGAGCAAGTAGCGGACCAGGCCATAGATAAGGCCGCAGACCACCGGCAGGACAGCCATCCCAGCGGAAGAAGGCAGGACACTGAGCAGCAATCCCGCGGCACCCAGAGCAGCCAGACACGCCCCAAGGCGGGAGGAGGGCCGGAAGCGGACCAGGCTTCGCCGTTGCGGCGTCTGAATCGTCACGATTTCCCACCAGGGTCCCGGATGGTAGTCCACCGACCAGCCGAAGGTGGATAACCGCCGGGGAGTCAGAGTCAACGGCGGCCACGGGGACGGAGCCGAGGCGGGCACAGGGGACAAGCACACTGGGCACAGGCCGCAGTGCTCCTGGGCAGCCTGCTGGAGTAGGGGCCGCAAATCCTCAAGACTGGCAGAGGTGCGCCGGAGCCACTCGCGCAGGGCGGCTTCGCCTCCCCAGAACCACGCTTGGTCCAGCCACTGCGGGTTCCGGGTTTGCCGCCAGCGCTTCCACAGATCGAGGAGCAGATGGCGCGGGGAGCAGACGCGGCGGTGAGCGGCGTCAATGATCAGGCCGTGGTCGGACCAGAGATGTCGGGCGAAATCGGCCAAGGGAAGGCGTAGGGGGCAGCGGGGGCAGCGCCAGCGGCGTCGGCGCTCCCAGCGGGCCACGCAGCGGTCCAGGGCTTCGCAGCGGGGCACCTCCTCTTGCAGCCAGCGCAGGCATTCCCAGACCTGGCGCCGCGGCAGACCCCGCGTCAGCGCTCGCACCAGGGGACGGACATAGCGCCGGCGGTCCGGAACCAGCCGGAGCAACCGGGCGGCTGCCTGCCGGCGGACATTCCAGGCGATCCGTTCATCAGCCAGCAGGCGGACTGCGACATCCAGCGAGCGGGACCGGGCCGCAGCGGGCCACGCTGCCCATTGCACCAGCAGTTCCATCAACTCCCTGTGTGGATTCGAGGCTGCCATTGGCGAGCCACCTGCGAATCACCCGGAGGGTGGAGCGGCCAGACGTTGATAATCCGGCGGTTGCAGAGTGCAGCCCTGGTCGCCGCCCTGCCAGCCGAGAATGTGGGAAGGTTGGCCCCGTTGGAGGCTGCGCTGCCGCCAGCGGGCCAGCCACTGCACATCGACGGGCACGGCTTGCATCTGCGAAACGTCCCAGCCCAGAGCCGTACCTTGCTGAAGACTTTGTTCCGCCAGAGCCACCAGCACCGCGGCTGCCGCCCCCAGGTCCGGCGAGCACCAGGTATTCTGCCGACGCGCCCGCACGCAGCTCAAAAAGTGCCGCCACAAGGCTTCCGTTTCGTTCGGCGGCGGCGTGATGCTGAGCTGCTCCTGGGGGGTCAGGGGCGATTCCAGCCGGGCGGGATAGCGGGTGCCCCGGCAAGGATCGTCCCGGAAGATGTGCAGCGCGCCGCGGAGGAACTTCAGGGTCCCCAAGCGGCAGCGGACCACCTCTTCCAGCGGGTAGTTGCTCAAGGTAGTGGCGGTAGCCAAGAGCTGGCACCCTTCCTCAAAGTCTGCTACAAGAGTGGCGACATCCGGCACGGTCCGGCCGTCGTATTCCAGGTAGATCCCACCAGACGCCTGCACGCGTGCGGGAAAGCGCACGCCCATCGCCGCCAGCATCCGCGCCACCGGGGCATAAAGCAACTCGCTGAGCGGACCGCCGCTCAATTCATGCCGGCAGCGCCACTGGGCAAATGTGGCCCGATCGAACGGCAACTGGCGGGGGGATGGTCCGAGCGGCTGACCGGCCACCTCAAAACGATGCCCCAGAAACATGTTTCAGTCGATGGTGCGGGTATTCATCGACTCCACGAGACGGTAGAACCGCCATTGCCCGCGGATGTCGTTGCGGAAAGCCCCGGTCTGGCCTTGCACCACGTGGCCCAACTGCCCGCTCCGGAGATAGTCCCAGGCTTGTCCCCAGATGGGATCGGCCAGGTTCTGCACGCCGACCACGACCACACGCTGAGATTGCCGCCAGGCCGTCCACACCGCCGCTGCCTCCGCAGCAGTGCGCGTCATGGGGCGCTCCACGAACACATCCTTGCCCGCGGCCAAGGCGTCCAAGGTCATGCGGGCATGCCAGTGATCCGGCGTGGCGATGCACACCACATCCACTTCCCGCAATTCCAGCACGCGCCGGTAATCCTTGGTGACGTGCCGACGGTCGGCCGGGTCCAAACCGCACTTACGAGCCGCCGGATACAAACCCTGGGCATACCGCCGCTGGCTCAACTTCCCCCCGAACGTGGTGGTATATTCTTCCTCATGCCCATCCCACACATCGCAGACGGCCACGGCGGACACCGCTTCCCCGGACGCACCCAAACGCTGGATCACATCCATATGCGCCTGAGCACGCCCGCCGCAGCCCACAAACGCCACCCCCAACCGCTCGTTGGCCCCTAGCGTCCGATTGTAACCGGCTGCCGACAGCGATAAGACCGCCGCCGATCCCAAAAATGCCCGCCGATCTACTGCGCCATTCATGTCACCTGGCCCCCTCACGCATCTCCCAGTTCCGTTTCTCCTGGCACTTCCCCCAATCCCATCTCTCAGCCGCGCCGGCCAAACGCTCGGCCTTCCCCCGCAATCCCCTTGCCCTTCCGCGCCGCACCGGCCACCTCCACTTCCCTCCGGATTCCGAATCTTTCATCCTGCACCTCTCCTCCATCTTACGATTTTTGGAACCTTTGCAACATCGCCTGGACCGATTCGCTCCCCGCCAGAGTTTTTTTCCCTACCATAGAGCGTGGGAAATATCCGACGGCGAACGGAAGCGGTAGCGAACGGAACCGTGCAGGAGCGGATCGCGTAACAGTTCGAGGCCCTGATTCACGAGTTGATCGATCCATGCAGGCGAAACTGGCGCTAGAAGATGGGACCATCTACACCGGCGAAGCCTTCGGCGCTCCCGGCGAAGCCGGTGGCGAAGTCGTCTTCAACACCTCGATGATGGGATACCAGGAGATTCTGACCGATCCCTCTTACGCAGGTCAGATCGTCACCATGACGTATCCCCACATCGGCAATTACGGGGTCAATGCGGAGGACCGGGAGTCGGCCCGCGTGCAGGTGGCCGGTTTCGTCGTGCGGGACCTGACAGCCACTCCGAGCAATTACCGCAGCCAGAGCGATCTGGATACCTACCTCAAGACAGCGGGGGTGGTGGGAATCGCCGGCATCGACACCCGCGCCTTGGTCCGGCGGCTGCGGCTGCGGGGAGCCATGAACGGCGTGATTTCGTGCCAAGACCTCGAT is a genomic window containing:
- a CDS encoding Gfo/Idh/MocA family protein, with product MNGAVDRRAFLGSAAVLSLSAAGYNRTLGANERLGVAFVGCGGRAQAHMDVIQRLGASGEAVSAVAVCDVWDGHEEEYTTTFGGKLSQRRYAQGLYPAARKCGLDPADRRHVTKDYRRVLELREVDVVCIATPDHWHARMTLDALAAGKDVFVERPMTRTAAEAAAVWTAWRQSQRVVVVGVQNLADPIWGQAWDYLRSGQLGHVVQGQTGAFRNDIRGQWRFYRLVESMNTRTID